The proteins below come from a single Myxococcales bacterium genomic window:
- a CDS encoding DUF962 domain-containing protein, whose protein sequence is MMSLVDRLASYAGYHRDKRNIATHFVGIPMILVGTQAALAKIGLGPVNAAVAATGLATRYYRAIDPAYGNAMGVVLGTTCAMGTAIAALPTPLWAGATGGLLVGGWAIQFVGHAFEGRKPAFLDDLRGLLDGPLFLVAEVAFALGLSPELRAEVERRAGPTRWGSVDATELATAAA, encoded by the coding sequence ATGATGTCCCTCGTCGACCGCCTCGCCTCCTACGCCGGCTATCACCGCGACAAACGCAACATCGCGACGCACTTCGTCGGGATCCCGATGATCCTGGTCGGCACGCAGGCCGCGCTCGCGAAGATCGGCCTGGGCCCGGTCAACGCGGCGGTGGCGGCGACCGGCCTGGCGACGCGCTACTACCGGGCGATCGATCCCGCGTACGGCAACGCCATGGGCGTGGTGCTGGGCACGACCTGCGCGATGGGCACGGCCATCGCCGCGCTGCCGACGCCGCTGTGGGCGGGCGCGACCGGCGGGCTACTGGTCGGCGGCTGGGCGATCCAGTTCGTCGGGCACGCGTTCGAGGGCCGCAAGCCGGCGTTCCTCGACGATCTGCGCGGGTTGCTCGACGGTCCGCTGTTCCTGGTGGCCGAGGTCGCGTTCGCCCTCGGGTTGTCGCCGGAGCTGCGCGCCGAGGTCGAGCGGCGCGCAGGCCCGACGCGCTGGGGCAGCGTCGACGCGACCGAGCTGGCGACCGCGGCGGCGTGA
- a CDS encoding B12-binding domain-containing radical SAM protein: MRILLVTPPMTQLNTPYPATAYLCGFLAQHAARLGLEVVQADPALELFLRLYSRAGVTALAARIAARVGDRGGGKKARRDGGLDASVGHFLAEPGRYADTVDAVVRFLQGRDPSLALRIAGREWLPEGPRFAAIDDALAAEPGGDPLAWAFGELGIHDRAKYLASLYVDDLADVIARGEDAHFGLSRYGEKLAASAPSFDGLAAALAAPPTLVDDHLAELTRALVDRHRPDLLGLTVPFPGNVYGALRMAQAVRAHAPATRIVMGGGYVNTELRGLREPRLFDLVDYVTLDDGEAPLLALLEHLRDPARPLLRTFVRVDGEVEQRTTDALHDVPLAQAGTPTYAGLPLDRYLSVVEMLNPMHRLWSDGRWNKLTVAHGCYWKKCSFCDVTLDYIGRYDPVTADLLVDRIEAIVAETGQTGFHLVDEAAPPGGLKALAERLLARGVTITWWGNIRFEKTFTPELAQLLARAGCVAVSGGLEVASDRLLERMKKGVTVEQVARVTRAFTDAGIMVHAYLMYGFPTETEQETIDSLERVRQLFAAGCVQSAFWHRFAATTHSPIGQAPDLFGIRLTRARAVTFAENEVPFTDPTGVDHDRLGVGLRKALYNYMHGLGLDVDVRRWFDDGGRGRKVPAAKVPRDLVERALSR, from the coding sequence ATGCGCATCCTCCTGGTCACGCCGCCGATGACCCAGCTCAACACGCCGTACCCGGCGACGGCGTACCTGTGCGGGTTCCTGGCGCAGCACGCCGCCCGGCTCGGGCTCGAGGTGGTGCAGGCCGATCCGGCGCTCGAGCTGTTCTTGCGGCTGTACTCGCGGGCGGGCGTCACCGCGCTGGCCGCGCGGATCGCGGCGCGGGTCGGCGACCGCGGCGGCGGCAAGAAGGCGCGCCGCGACGGCGGGCTCGACGCCTCGGTCGGGCACTTCCTGGCCGAGCCCGGGCGCTACGCCGACACCGTCGACGCGGTCGTGCGCTTCCTGCAGGGGCGCGACCCGTCGCTGGCGCTGCGCATCGCCGGGCGCGAGTGGCTGCCCGAGGGCCCGCGGTTCGCGGCGATCGATGACGCGCTCGCGGCCGAGCCCGGCGGCGATCCGCTGGCGTGGGCGTTCGGCGAGCTCGGCATCCACGATCGCGCGAAGTACCTCGCGAGCCTGTACGTCGACGACCTGGCCGACGTGATCGCGCGCGGCGAGGACGCGCACTTCGGGCTGTCGCGCTACGGCGAGAAGCTCGCGGCCAGCGCGCCCAGCTTCGACGGCCTGGCCGCGGCCCTGGCGGCGCCGCCGACCCTGGTCGACGACCACCTGGCCGAGCTGACGCGCGCGCTGGTCGACCGCCACCGACCCGACCTCCTGGGCCTGACCGTGCCGTTCCCCGGCAACGTCTACGGCGCGCTGCGCATGGCCCAGGCCGTGCGCGCCCACGCCCCGGCGACGCGGATCGTGATGGGCGGCGGCTACGTCAACACCGAGCTGCGCGGCCTGCGCGAGCCGCGCCTGTTCGACCTGGTCGACTACGTCACCCTCGACGACGGCGAGGCGCCGCTGCTGGCGCTGCTCGAGCACCTGCGCGACCCGGCCCGGCCGCTCCTGCGCACGTTCGTGCGCGTCGACGGCGAGGTCGAGCAGCGGACGACCGACGCGCTCCACGACGTGCCGCTGGCCCAGGCCGGCACGCCGACCTACGCCGGGCTGCCGCTCGATCGCTACCTGTCGGTGGTCGAGATGCTCAACCCGATGCACCGGCTGTGGTCCGACGGGCGCTGGAACAAGCTCACCGTCGCCCACGGCTGCTACTGGAAGAAGTGCAGCTTCTGCGACGTCACGCTCGACTACATCGGCCGCTACGATCCGGTGACCGCCGACCTGCTGGTCGATCGGATCGAGGCGATCGTCGCCGAGACCGGCCAGACCGGGTTCCACCTGGTCGACGAGGCCGCGCCGCCGGGCGGGCTCAAGGCCCTGGCCGAGCGCCTGCTCGCGCGCGGCGTGACGATCACCTGGTGGGGCAACATCCGGTTCGAGAAGACCTTCACGCCCGAGCTGGCGCAGCTGCTGGCCCGGGCGGGCTGCGTCGCGGTGTCGGGCGGGCTCGAGGTCGCGTCCGATCGCCTGCTCGAGCGCATGAAGAAGGGCGTCACGGTCGAGCAGGTCGCGCGCGTGACCCGGGCGTTCACCGACGCCGGGATCATGGTCCACGCCTACCTGATGTACGGGTTCCCGACCGAGACCGAGCAGGAGACGATCGACAGCCTCGAGCGCGTGCGCCAGCTGTTCGCCGCCGGGTGCGTGCAGTCGGCGTTCTGGCACCGGTTCGCGGCCACGACCCACAGCCCGATCGGCCAGGCGCCTGACCTGTTCGGCATCCGCCTGACCCGGGCGCGCGCGGTCACGTTCGCCGAGAACGAGGTGCCGTTCACCGATCCGACCGGCGTCGATCACGACCGCCTCGGCGTCGGCCTGCGCAAGGCGCTCTACAACTACATGCACGGCCTCGGCCTCGACGTCGACGTCCGGCGCTGGTTCGACGACGGCGGCCGCGGCCGCAAGGTGCCCGCCGCCAAGGTCCCGCGCGATCTGGTGGAGCGCGCGCTCTCGCGCTGA